GAAGCCGGCGAGCCAACTCTTCGGGAATGATATTGGCGGATTCGCCCGTATAGAGTCCTTCCAGACTCGTAAAATACGGCACCTTGATCTTGATGCCGATCCCCTTCATGATTTTTTCTTCAGTGGTGAACTTTAAATCGATCAACCGTTTGGGCAGGTCTTTTTCGGACCCTTTGGCCGCGGTCAGGGCCTGATTGAGTTGGGCCTGTGAAATCACGCCGACCTCGACGAGAATTTCACCGAGTTTTGACGGCGTCATATTCGGAACAGGATTGGGGGCGCTCATGCGGCAGACCCTCCCTTGCCGTCTGACGGGTTCCCCTGCGCGTCGCCGCAGGACGTGTTTAAATTGTCAAGAAAGTCTTTAATCCGGCTTCCCAGTTCCACGGGTTCAAAGGGTTTGATGATGTAATCAATGGCCCCGGCGTCCATTGCGGCACGAATGTGTCCCTGCGCTTCCTTACCTGAAACAACGATGACGGGAATGAATTGGCAGGATTCGATTTGTTTGATTTCTCGAAGAACGCTCAACCCGTCTTTGTCGGGGAGCATCAAATCCAGCAAGATCAGGGTTGGTTTTTCGCGTTGAGCGATCTGAAGGGCTTCCACGCCGCTGGCGGTGGTGAAAATGGTCTGAATGCCCTGCTGGTGCAGCAGAAACTGGAAGATCCGAACCATCGCCGGATCGTCTTCGCAAACGAGAACAGTTCCTTTTGGGTTCACGATCATGGCGTCCCCACCTAGTCCTGAAAAATTAGAGCCAGACGCTCAATTTTATCGCAGATGGATCGTTTGACACGGTCATCCGCCGAAAGCGTGTGTTTTTCAAGTCGCTGCATAATTTGTTCCAAGGCCTTGCTGATCTGCGAGACATTGTGGTACCCGTAGGTCCGACCGGAACCTCGAAGCTGGTGAGACATACGCCTCAGTTCCTGCCGCGCCGTCCCCCCTGCTGAAATTTCGTTCCATCGGCGGCAGGTGTCTCGCATGGCTTCGATCATCCGCCGAGCATCCTCTTTATAGAGATCCAAAAGTTCGCTCATGTCCAATGCGGGTTCTGACACGCTAAACTCCTTCATAATGCGAGCATTCTTGACCTATGTAACAGAAGATCTCGTTTGAAGCAACCTTTTTTATAAACGTGCCAGTCTTCATTTTTTAATTAACGGGGCCTGAACCCGCGAAAGCGCTTCATTAATTTGATCGACAATTTTAAACGGGTCAAATGGTTTCACGATATAACCGGCCGCTCCCAGGGCCATCGCGCGGGCCACCGCCGCGGGTTGGGGTTGTGCGGTTAAAAAGATAACAGGGATATGGCGAGTTTCTTCGTTGGCTTTGGCCCGTCTGCAAATCTCGAAACCGTCGATGCCCGGCAACATTAAATCCAACATGATAATGTCGGGTTTGTGTTCCAGGATGCGCGCGATCCCTTCGTTCCCGTCAGAAGCCACCAGAACCTGGCAGTGGGCTATTTTCGTCAGCACCAACTCCAGCACCATCTGAATAGAACGA
The sequence above is drawn from the Elusimicrobiota bacterium genome and encodes:
- a CDS encoding response regulator, with the protein product MKILVVEDDRSIQMVLELVLTKIAHCQVLVASDGNEGIARILEHKPDIIMLDLMLPGIDGFEICRRAKANEETRHIPVIFLTAQPQPAAVARAMALGAAGYIVKPFDPFKIVDQINEALSRVQAPLIKK
- a CDS encoding Hpt domain-containing protein; this encodes MSEPALDMSELLDLYKEDARRMIEAMRDTCRRWNEISAGGTARQELRRMSHQLRGSGRTYGYHNVSQISKALEQIMQRLEKHTLSADDRVKRSICDKIERLALIFQD
- a CDS encoding response regulator codes for the protein MIVNPKGTVLVCEDDPAMVRIFQFLLHQQGIQTIFTTASGVEALQIAQREKPTLILLDLMLPDKDGLSVLREIKQIESCQFIPVIVVSGKEAQGHIRAAMDAGAIDYIIKPFEPVELGSRIKDFLDNLNTSCGDAQGNPSDGKGGSAA